Proteins encoded by one window of Streptomyces sp. NBC_01571:
- a CDS encoding helix-turn-helix domain-containing protein: MDTAPADAFDNTLVLLTVEEAARRLRIGRTVCYRLISSGELESITVGHLRRVPVDAVPEFVTRRREAQHTPAPMTAAAA, from the coding sequence ATGGATACGGCCCCCGCCGACGCGTTCGACAACACCCTCGTACTGCTCACCGTGGAGGAAGCTGCCCGCCGCCTCCGGATCGGCCGCACCGTCTGCTACCGGCTCATCAGTTCCGGAGAGCTGGAATCCATCACCGTTGGCCACCTCCGCAGGGTGCCGGTCGACGCTGTGCCCGAGTTCGTCACCCGCCGCCGCGAGGCGCAGCACACCCCCGCCCCTATGACCGCCGCAGCAGCCTGA